The following coding sequences are from one Mycobacterium bourgelatii window:
- a CDS encoding MFS transporter yields the protein MTALNDTERASHQWSSDRHDPSATARPTRSAETASERIRRYYPTWLPSRRFIAAVIAIGGMQLLATMDSTVAIVALPKIQDELSLSDAGRSWVITAYVLTFGGLMLLGGRLGDTIGRKRTFIVGVALFTISSVLCAVAWDEVTLVIARLSQGVGSAIASPTGLALVATTFPKGPARNAATAVFAAMTAVGSVMGLVVGGALTEVSWRLAFLVNVPIGLVMIYLARTALRETNRERMKLDAAGAMLATLACTAAVFAFSMGPEKGWVSTITIGSGVVAIAAAIAFAIVERTAENPVVPFDLFRDRNRLVTFAAILLAGGVMFSLTVCIGLYVQDILGYSALRAGIGFIPFVIAMGIGLGVSSQLVSRFSPRVLTIGGGWLLLGAMIYGSMCMHRGVPYFPNLVLPIVVGGIGIGMVVVPLTLAAIAGVGFDQIGPVSAIALMLQSLGGPLVLAVIQAVITSRTLYLGGTTGPVKFMNDVQIGALDHGYTYGLLWVAGTAVIVGFAALFIGYTPEEVAHAQEVKEAIDAGEL from the coding sequence ATGACGGCTCTCAACGACACAGAGCGCGCTTCCCACCAATGGAGTTCCGACCGGCATGATCCGTCGGCTACCGCGCGCCCGACTCGCTCGGCGGAGACCGCCTCGGAGCGTATTCGCAGGTATTACCCGACGTGGCTGCCCTCGCGCCGCTTCATCGCCGCAGTAATCGCGATCGGCGGAATGCAGTTGCTGGCCACGATGGACAGCACCGTCGCCATCGTCGCGCTTCCTAAGATTCAGGACGAGCTGAGCCTCTCCGACGCCGGCCGCAGCTGGGTCATCACCGCCTACGTTTTGACCTTCGGCGGGCTGATGCTGCTCGGCGGCCGGTTGGGCGACACCATCGGCCGTAAGCGGACCTTCATCGTCGGCGTCGCACTGTTCACCATTTCCTCGGTGCTGTGCGCGGTGGCCTGGGATGAAGTGACGCTGGTCATCGCGCGACTTTCCCAAGGTGTGGGATCCGCGATCGCCTCGCCCACCGGTCTGGCGCTGGTCGCGACCACCTTCCCGAAGGGCCCGGCGCGTAACGCCGCCACCGCGGTGTTCGCCGCGATGACGGCCGTCGGGTCGGTTATGGGCCTGGTGGTCGGCGGCGCGCTGACCGAGGTCTCGTGGCGACTGGCGTTCCTGGTGAACGTGCCGATCGGCTTGGTCATGATCTACCTGGCCCGCACCGCGCTGCGGGAGACCAACCGCGAGCGGATGAAGCTCGACGCCGCAGGCGCCATGCTGGCCACCCTGGCCTGCACCGCCGCCGTGTTCGCGTTCTCGATGGGCCCGGAAAAGGGCTGGGTCTCGACGATCACCATCGGTTCGGGCGTGGTGGCCATCGCCGCCGCCATCGCCTTCGCCATCGTGGAGCGCACCGCCGAGAACCCGGTTGTGCCCTTCGACCTGTTCCGCGACCGCAACCGCTTGGTCACCTTCGCGGCGATCCTTCTGGCCGGCGGCGTCATGTTCAGCCTGACCGTCTGCATCGGCCTGTACGTGCAGGACATCCTCGGTTACAGCGCGTTGCGCGCGGGTATCGGCTTCATCCCCTTCGTGATCGCGATGGGAATTGGCCTGGGCGTGTCCTCGCAGCTGGTGTCGCGGTTCTCACCCCGGGTGCTGACGATCGGTGGCGGCTGGCTGTTGCTGGGCGCGATGATCTACGGCTCGATGTGCATGCACCGCGGTGTGCCTTACTTCCCCAACCTGGTGTTGCCGATCGTCGTTGGCGGCATCGGCATCGGGATGGTGGTCGTGCCGCTCACCCTGGCGGCCATCGCAGGGGTCGGCTTCGACCAGATCGGCCCCGTATCGGCGATCGCGCTGATGTTGCAGAGTTTGGGCGGGCCGCTGGTGTTGGCCGTTATCCAGGCGGTCATCACCTCGCGCACCCTGTACCTGGGCGGCACTACCGGCCCGGTGAAGTTCATGAACGACGTGCAGATCGGCGCGCTGGACCACGGCTACACCTACGGGTTGCTGTGGGTGGCCGGTACGGCCGTCATCGTCGGCTTTGCCGCGCTGTTCATCGGCTACACGCCGGAAGAGGTTGCCCACGCGCAAGAGGTCAAGGAAGCGATCGACGCCGGCGAGCTGTAA
- the cobO gene encoding cob(I)yrinic acid a,c-diamide adenosyltransferase, giving the protein MPQGNPPAVPDDGLTTRARRNTPVLAVHTGPGKGKSTAAFGMALRAWNAGLRVAVFQFVKSAKWKVGEEAAFRQLGQLHEERGIGAPVEWHKMGAGWSWVRKAGNEEDHAAAAADGWAEIKGRLAEQRHDFYVLDEFTYPLKWGWVDLDDVVETLLARPGHQHVVITGRDAPTRLVEAADLVTEMTKVKHPMDAGRKGQKGIEW; this is encoded by the coding sequence ATGCCACAAGGTAATCCGCCTGCGGTACCCGATGACGGCCTGACCACCCGGGCGCGCCGCAACACTCCGGTGCTTGCGGTACACACCGGCCCGGGTAAGGGCAAATCGACGGCGGCGTTCGGAATGGCCCTGCGGGCCTGGAACGCCGGACTCAGGGTCGCGGTCTTCCAGTTCGTCAAGAGCGCGAAGTGGAAAGTGGGCGAGGAAGCCGCATTTCGCCAGCTGGGGCAACTGCACGAAGAGCGCGGTATCGGGGCACCCGTGGAGTGGCACAAGATGGGCGCGGGCTGGTCATGGGTGCGCAAAGCCGGAAACGAAGAGGATCACGCGGCGGCCGCTGCCGACGGCTGGGCCGAGATCAAGGGGCGGCTGGCGGAGCAACGCCACGACTTCTACGTGCTCGACGAGTTCACCTATCCGCTGAAGTGGGGGTGGGTGGACCTCGACGATGTGGTCGAGACGTTGCTGGCCCGGCCCGGCCATCAACACGTGGTGATCACCGGCCGCGACGCCCCCACCCGACTGGTCGAGGCCGCAGACCTGGTGACGGAGATGACCAAGGTCAAGCATCCGATGGACGCAGGACGCAAGGGCCAGAAGGGCATCGAGTGGTGA
- a CDS encoding PE family protein: protein MSYLIAAPAVLSAAATQLAGIGSAINAANASAAVLTISILTAAEDEVSAAAAALFGTYGRQYQALGTQVAAFHDQFVRALATGGGSYAAAEAANASPLQFLEQGVLGVINAPTQALMGRPLIGNGTNGSAAGEAGGAGGLLYGNGGTGADGGPGQAGGNGGSAGFLGNGGAGGAGGAGAVGGSGGSGGLLYGNGGAGGHGGIGAAGINGGAGGRGGSGGSANLFGAGGNGGQGGAGATGTTGNPTPVGTAPNGNPGMDVTGGSSPVIAGDGGDGTNGVALQNGGDGGNGGNATTSGVEVTKAGHGGHGGAAGAGANGGSGGDGGTATAHGDAYGGHGGTGADGGTPGGAGGDGGNGGNAIAGGELAPGGNGGAGGNGMSSNVSGGTGGTGGSGGDGGRGGLLVGSGGAGGSGGTGGTGGAGAPGGSGGIGGTGGFGIAHDTEGLARGGHGGSGGDGGNAGTGGTGGTGGHGGNGGAGGLLIGDGGNGGAAGTAGAGGAGGNGGAGHSGGTGGDATAPLVGYGASGGNGGNGGDGGIGGTGGDGGAPGALGGVGGKGGWLIGHTGAGGTGGAGGAGGAGGAGGAGGAGGAGGKGFLVAGEVEPGEDGTPGFNGTPGADGMPGAPG from the coding sequence ATGTCATATCTCATCGCTGCGCCGGCGGTGCTCTCCGCGGCGGCCACGCAGTTGGCCGGGATAGGTTCGGCAATCAACGCCGCCAATGCGTCGGCGGCGGTCCTGACCATCAGCATCCTGACCGCCGCCGAGGACGAGGTGTCGGCCGCTGCCGCGGCACTTTTCGGCACGTACGGTCGGCAATATCAGGCGCTCGGCACCCAGGTGGCCGCGTTTCACGACCAGTTTGTCCGTGCCCTGGCCACAGGTGGGGGCTCGTATGCCGCCGCCGAAGCCGCCAACGCATCCCCGTTGCAGTTCTTGGAGCAGGGTGTGCTCGGCGTGATCAACGCGCCTACCCAGGCACTGATGGGTCGCCCGCTGATCGGCAACGGCACCAACGGGTCGGCAGCAGGAGAAGCCGGCGGGGCAGGCGGTCTGCTGTACGGCAACGGCGGCACCGGTGCGGACGGCGGGCCCGGCCAGGCCGGTGGAAACGGCGGCAGCGCGGGGTTCCTCGGCAACGGCGGAGCCGGCGGGGCCGGGGGCGCCGGTGCGGTCGGTGGTAGCGGCGGCAGCGGTGGGCTGCTTTACGGCAACGGCGGGGCCGGTGGACACGGCGGGATCGGGGCAGCCGGCATCAACGGCGGCGCCGGCGGGCGCGGGGGCAGCGGCGGCAGCGCAAACCTGTTCGGTGCCGGCGGCAACGGCGGGCAAGGCGGCGCCGGCGCCACCGGCACCACCGGAAACCCCACCCCCGTCGGCACAGCTCCCAACGGGAACCCGGGCATGGATGTCACGGGGGGGTCCAGCCCTGTCATCGCCGGTGACGGCGGCGACGGCACCAACGGCGTCGCGTTGCAGAACGGCGGTGACGGTGGGAACGGCGGCAATGCGACGACCTCGGGTGTTGAGGTCACCAAGGCCGGTCACGGCGGCCACGGGGGCGCCGCCGGAGCCGGCGCCAACGGAGGCTCAGGCGGTGATGGCGGGACCGCCACCGCGCACGGCGACGCGTATGGGGGTCATGGCGGTACCGGGGCTGATGGTGGGACACCCGGCGGTGCGGGCGGCGACGGGGGTAACGGGGGCAACGCCATTGCCGGGGGAGAACTCGCTCCCGGGGGCAACGGCGGCGCCGGCGGCAACGGTATGAGCAGCAACGTGTCCGGCGGCACCGGCGGCACCGGCGGCAGTGGGGGTGACGGCGGCCGTGGCGGGTTGCTGGTCGGCTCCGGCGGTGCCGGCGGGTCAGGCGGCACCGGGGGCACCGGGGGCGCCGGCGCCCCCGGAGGGTCCGGCGGCATCGGCGGCACCGGCGGGTTTGGTATCGCGCACGACACCGAAGGGCTCGCACGGGGGGGCCATGGCGGCAGTGGTGGTGACGGCGGAAACGCCGGTACCGGCGGTACCGGGGGCACTGGGGGCCACGGCGGCAATGGAGGTGCCGGGGGGCTGTTGATCGGCGACGGCGGCAACGGTGGTGCCGCTGGCACCGCCGGCGCGGGCGGCGCGGGCGGCAACGGAGGTGCGGGCCACTCCGGTGGCACCGGTGGCGACGCTACCGCCCCACTTGTTGGATACGGGGCTTCCGGCGGCAACGGCGGCAACGGCGGCGACGGCGGCATCGGCGGTACCGGCGGCGACGGCGGCGCACCGGGCGCCCTTGGTGGCGTGGGCGGGAAAGGAGGATGGCTGATCGGCCACACAGGTGCCGGCGGTACCGGCGGTGCGGGCGGCGCCGGCGGCGCGGGTGGTGCGGGTGGTGCGGGCGGTGCCGGCGGCGCGGGTGGGAAGGGCTTCCTCGTCGCCGGCGAGGTGGAGCCAGGCGAGGACGGCACCCCCGGCTTCAATGGCACCCCGGGGGCCGACGGCATGCCCGGCGCGCCCGGTTAG
- a CDS encoding GNAT family N-acetyltransferase — translation MSEALRRVWSKDLDARILYEILKLRVEVFVVEQACAYPELDGRDLLAETRHFWLETPDEEVVCTLRLMEEHAGGEKAFRIGRVCTKRSARGHGHATRLLRAALAEVGDYPCRIDAQKYLTDFYAKHGFVRDGEDYLDDGIPHLPMLRRGSGQAGHR, via the coding sequence ATGAGTGAAGCGTTGCGCCGGGTTTGGTCGAAAGACCTTGACGCGCGGATACTTTACGAGATCCTCAAGTTGCGCGTCGAGGTGTTCGTAGTCGAGCAGGCATGCGCGTATCCCGAACTCGACGGTCGTGATCTGCTGGCCGAGACGCGGCACTTCTGGCTCGAAACGCCGGACGAAGAAGTGGTCTGCACGTTGCGGTTGATGGAGGAACATGCAGGGGGAGAGAAGGCCTTTCGCATCGGTCGGGTGTGTACCAAGCGGAGTGCCCGCGGTCATGGCCATGCCACCCGGTTGCTGCGCGCCGCGCTTGCCGAGGTCGGCGATTACCCCTGCCGCATCGACGCGCAGAAGTATCTGACGGACTTCTACGCCAAGCACGGATTCGTCCGCGACGGTGAGGATTACCTTGACGACGGCATTCCTCATCTGCCGATGCTGCGGCGTGGCTCCGGGCAGGCGGGCCATCGGTGA
- a CDS encoding magnesium chelatase subunit D family protein, whose amino-acid sequence MKPYPFSAIVGHDQLRLALLLCAVRPEIGGALIRGEKGTAKSTAVRGLAALLAAATEGNGPGLVEMPLGATEDRVVGSLDLQRVLRDGEHAFSPGLLARAHGGVLYVDEVNLLHDHLVDILLDAAAMGRVTIERDGISHSHESRFVLIGTMNPEEGELRPQLLDRFGLTVDVRASRDVDVRVEVIRQRMAYEADPDAFAQRYAEADAELSRRIAKARALVDRVVLPDNELRRIAALCAAFDVDGMRADLVVARTAAAHAAWRGAQTVEEQDIRVAAELALPHRRRRDPFDDHGIDRDQLDEALAQAGAESQRDPEPEPDPPGGGQSAESTAPQGNSQSASPKPQTAPSAPPAKVFRTRALTVPGVGEGAPGRRSRARNASGSVVAAAEVDDPAAHGLHLFATVLSAAENTTGPGQLRLRPDDIRRSIREGREGNLVIFVVDASGSMAARDRMAAVSGATMSLLRDAYQRRDKVAVITFRQQGAKILLPPTSSAHIAGRRLARFDTGGKTPLAEGLLAARELIIREKVRDQARRPLVVVLTDGRATAGPDPLQRSRIAAARLVAEDAAAVVVDCETSYVRLGLAGQLARQLGAPLIRLEQLHADHLTRAVRDVA is encoded by the coding sequence GTGAAGCCTTACCCGTTCAGCGCGATCGTCGGGCACGACCAACTGCGGCTGGCGTTGCTGCTGTGCGCCGTTCGCCCGGAGATCGGGGGAGCGCTGATCCGCGGTGAGAAGGGCACCGCGAAATCGACCGCCGTGCGCGGACTGGCCGCGCTGCTGGCGGCTGCCACCGAGGGAAATGGCCCTGGTCTGGTCGAAATGCCACTGGGCGCAACCGAAGACCGGGTGGTCGGTTCGCTGGATCTGCAGCGGGTGCTGCGCGACGGCGAACACGCCTTTTCGCCCGGACTTCTGGCCCGCGCCCACGGCGGTGTGCTTTACGTCGACGAGGTGAACCTGCTGCACGACCACCTCGTCGACATCTTGCTCGACGCCGCGGCGATGGGCCGGGTCACCATCGAACGTGACGGCATCTCGCATTCGCACGAGTCCCGGTTCGTGCTGATCGGCACCATGAACCCCGAAGAGGGCGAACTTCGCCCGCAGCTGCTGGACCGGTTCGGGCTCACCGTCGACGTGCGAGCGTCGCGGGACGTGGACGTCCGGGTCGAGGTCATTCGGCAGCGGATGGCCTACGAGGCAGACCCGGACGCATTCGCGCAGCGTTATGCCGAGGCCGACGCCGAACTGTCCCGTCGCATCGCGAAAGCGCGAGCTCTGGTTGACCGTGTGGTGTTGCCGGACAACGAGCTACGTCGCATCGCGGCATTGTGCGCGGCCTTCGACGTCGACGGCATGCGCGCCGACCTGGTGGTGGCGCGAACCGCTGCCGCCCACGCCGCCTGGCGCGGCGCCCAGACCGTCGAGGAACAGGACATTCGGGTGGCGGCGGAACTGGCGTTGCCGCATCGGCGCCGGCGCGATCCCTTCGACGATCACGGCATCGACCGCGACCAGCTGGACGAGGCGTTGGCGCAAGCGGGAGCTGAGTCACAGCGTGACCCCGAGCCGGAACCCGATCCGCCCGGCGGCGGCCAGTCCGCCGAAAGCACAGCACCCCAAGGCAATTCACAATCCGCATCACCCAAACCGCAGACCGCACCCAGTGCGCCACCGGCGAAAGTGTTCCGGACCCGTGCCCTGACCGTTCCGGGGGTCGGCGAGGGCGCACCCGGGCGACGGTCGAGGGCCCGCAACGCATCCGGCAGTGTGGTCGCGGCGGCCGAGGTCGATGATCCCGCCGCACACGGCCTGCACCTGTTCGCCACCGTGCTCTCCGCCGCTGAAAACACCACCGGTCCCGGGCAGTTGCGGCTGCGACCGGACGACATACGCCGCTCCATCCGGGAGGGACGCGAAGGCAATCTGGTGATCTTTGTCGTCGATGCCTCCGGATCGATGGCCGCACGGGACCGCATGGCCGCGGTAAGCGGTGCCACGATGTCGCTGCTGCGCGACGCGTACCAGCGTCGTGACAAGGTCGCGGTGATCACCTTCCGCCAGCAAGGAGCGAAAATCCTGTTGCCGCCCACCTCCTCGGCGCACATCGCCGGCCGCCGACTGGCCCGCTTCGACACCGGCGGCAAGACCCCGCTGGCCGAAGGACTGTTGGCCGCGCGTGAGCTGATCATCCGCGAGAAGGTGCGCGACCAAGCCCGTCGTCCCCTGGTGGTGGTGCTCACCGACGGCCGGGCCACGGCCGGACCGGACCCGTTGCAGCGCAGCCGCATTGCGGCTGCCCGACTGGTCGCCGAAGATGCCGCGGCGGTCGTGGTGGACTGCGAAACTTCTTACGTGCGGCTAGGGTTGGCGGGGCAGCTCGCCCGCCAACTCGGTGCGCCCCTGATCCGGTTGGAACAGTTGCACGCCGACCATCTGACGCGGGCCGTACGCGATGTCGCCTAA
- the mqo gene encoding malate dehydrogenase (quinone), with protein sequence MSEPARTDVVLVGAGIMSATLGALLRRLEPGWSITLVERLDAVGAESSNPWNNAGTGHAGLCEMNYTPEGPDGSIDISKAVRINEEFQVTRQFWAYAAENGILTDVRSFLNPVPHVSFVRGAERVSYLRRRRDALARNPLFADTELIDDPDEFARRLPFMAANRDFAQPVALNWAQDGTDVDFGSLSRQLIDFCVRNGMAALFGHEVRTLSRQSDGSWAVTVRNHRSGERRTLKAKFVFVGAGGDALPLLQKSGISEVKGFAGFPIGGKFLRAANPALSASHRAKVYGVPSPGAPPLGALHLDLRFVDGKSWLVFGPFAGWSPKFLKHGHFSDLPRSIRLNNIASMLGVGISERKLLNYLIGQLRQSEPDRMEALREFAPSAVDSDWELTVAGQRVQVIRPDRRHGGVLEFSTTLVSASDGTIIGLLGGSPGASTAVPIMLDVLQRCFPHRYQSWLPTLKEMVPSLGTKLSDEPALYAELRSWTSKALRLEAAA encoded by the coding sequence GTGTCAGAGCCAGCCAGAACTGATGTCGTCCTGGTGGGCGCGGGCATCATGAGCGCCACGCTGGGCGCCTTGCTGCGCCGCCTGGAGCCGGGCTGGTCGATCACGCTGGTCGAACGGCTGGACGCCGTCGGCGCCGAGAGCAGCAATCCGTGGAACAACGCCGGCACCGGCCATGCGGGGCTGTGCGAAATGAATTACACGCCAGAGGGACCGGACGGCTCGATCGACATCAGCAAAGCGGTGCGCATCAACGAGGAGTTTCAGGTCACCCGTCAGTTCTGGGCGTACGCCGCCGAAAACGGGATCCTGACCGACGTGCGCAGCTTTCTCAACCCGGTTCCGCACGTGAGTTTCGTTCGTGGCGCCGAGCGCGTGTCCTATCTGCGCCGGCGCCGGGATGCGTTGGCCCGCAACCCGCTGTTCGCCGACACCGAATTGATCGACGACCCGGACGAATTCGCCCGCCGGCTGCCGTTCATGGCCGCTAACCGCGACTTTGCCCAGCCCGTCGCCCTCAATTGGGCGCAGGACGGTACCGACGTGGACTTCGGGTCATTGTCTCGACAACTCATCGATTTCTGCGTGCGAAACGGCATGGCCGCCTTATTCGGTCACGAGGTCCGCACACTGTCCCGCCAATCCGACGGCAGCTGGGCGGTGACCGTCCGCAACCACCGCAGCGGCGAAAGGCGAACGCTGAAAGCCAAATTCGTCTTTGTCGGGGCAGGAGGCGACGCATTACCGCTGTTGCAGAAGTCGGGCATCAGCGAGGTCAAGGGTTTCGCCGGCTTCCCGATCGGAGGCAAATTCCTGCGCGCCGCCAACCCCGCGCTGAGCGCGTCGCACCGAGCCAAGGTGTATGGCGTGCCGTCGCCGGGCGCACCCCCGCTTGGTGCGTTGCATCTGGATCTGCGGTTCGTTGACGGGAAGTCGTGGCTGGTGTTCGGACCCTTTGCCGGTTGGTCGCCGAAATTCTTGAAACACGGGCACTTCAGCGATTTGCCACGGTCGATCAGGCTAAACAACATCGCGTCGATGCTCGGAGTCGGAATCAGCGAGCGGAAATTGCTCAACTATCTGATCGGTCAGCTGCGCCAGTCGGAGCCCGATCGCATGGAAGCTCTGCGCGAATTCGCGCCCAGCGCAGTGGATTCGGACTGGGAATTGACAGTGGCTGGCCAGCGGGTGCAGGTTATCCGGCCGGACCGCCGCCACGGCGGAGTGCTGGAGTTCAGCACCACCCTGGTGAGTGCTTCCGACGGCACCATCATCGGATTGCTCGGCGGCTCACCGGGTGCCTCGACCGCGGTGCCGATCATGTTGGACGTTTTGCAACGGTGTTTCCCGCACCGGTATCAGTCCTGGTTGCCCACACTGAAAGAAATGGTGCCGTCACTGGGCACCAAGCTTTCCGACGAGCCGGCCCTGTACGCCGAACTGCGGTCGTGGACAAGCAAGGCGCTGCGATTGGAGGCGGCGGCATGA
- a CDS encoding cobyrinate a,c-diamide synthase yields the protein MTATPAVVIAAPASGSGKTTVATGLIGALRQAGHTVAPFKVGPDFIDPGYHTLAAGRPGRNLDPNLVGERLIRPLYAHGAQGADVAVIEGVMGLFDGRIDPVATTSATGSTAHVAALLGAPVILVVDARGQSHSIAALLHGFSTFDTATRITGVILNRVGSPRHEEVLRQACEQTGVPVLGAIPRTADMEVPSRHLGLVTAVEYGRRAQLAVEAMTALVARHVDLNAVASSAAVGPASPAWDPVTAVGDTADARATVALAAGKAFTFGYAEHAELLRAAGADVVEFDPLSQTLPEGTDALVLPGGFPEQFAAELSANDVVRNQINDLAAAGGPVHAECAGLLYLVSDLDGHPMCGVLRASARFTPRLKLAYRDAVAVADSTLYSAGQRVVGHEFHRTEVTFNDSYLPAWVYPDNAAAHDGVIHNGVHAAYLHTHPAATPEAVARFVAHATTRLGR from the coding sequence GTGACGGCCACCCCCGCGGTGGTGATCGCCGCCCCCGCCTCGGGCAGCGGAAAGACCACGGTGGCAACGGGTCTCATCGGGGCGCTACGGCAGGCTGGGCACACGGTCGCGCCGTTCAAGGTCGGCCCGGACTTCATCGACCCCGGCTACCACACGTTGGCCGCGGGACGGCCCGGACGCAACCTCGACCCGAATCTGGTGGGGGAGCGCCTGATACGGCCGCTCTACGCGCATGGTGCACAAGGCGCGGACGTCGCGGTCATCGAAGGGGTGATGGGGCTTTTCGACGGGCGCATCGACCCGGTGGCGACGACGTCCGCGACGGGGTCGACCGCGCACGTGGCCGCCCTGCTGGGCGCCCCGGTCATCCTGGTTGTCGACGCCCGTGGCCAGAGCCACAGCATCGCCGCTCTCTTGCACGGGTTTTCGACCTTCGACACCGCGACCAGAATCACCGGCGTCATCCTCAACCGGGTCGGGTCGCCCAGGCACGAGGAGGTCCTGCGGCAGGCCTGCGAACAGACCGGCGTCCCGGTTCTCGGCGCCATTCCGCGCACCGCCGACATGGAAGTCCCGTCGAGGCATCTGGGACTGGTTACCGCCGTCGAATACGGCCGCCGCGCGCAGCTGGCGGTCGAGGCGATGACGGCGCTGGTCGCCCGGCATGTCGATCTGAACGCCGTTGCCTCCTCAGCCGCCGTCGGGCCAGCCAGTCCGGCCTGGGACCCGGTGACCGCCGTCGGAGACACAGCCGACGCCCGCGCCACCGTCGCTCTGGCCGCCGGCAAGGCGTTCACTTTCGGATACGCCGAGCATGCCGAGCTGCTGCGCGCCGCCGGGGCCGACGTGGTTGAGTTCGACCCGCTGAGCCAGACGCTGCCGGAAGGAACCGACGCGCTGGTGTTGCCCGGCGGATTCCCCGAGCAGTTCGCCGCGGAGTTGTCCGCCAACGACGTCGTCCGCAACCAGATCAACGACCTCGCCGCCGCCGGCGGGCCGGTGCACGCCGAATGCGCGGGGCTGCTTTACCTGGTTTCCGATCTGGACGGGCACCCGATGTGCGGGGTCCTGCGCGCCTCGGCACGATTCACCCCGCGCCTCAAGCTCGCCTACCGCGACGCAGTCGCCGTCGCCGATTCGACTCTGTACTCGGCGGGCCAGCGGGTGGTCGGCCACGAATTCCATCGCACCGAAGTCACGTTCAACGACAGCTATCTGCCGGCCTGGGTGTACCCGGACAACGCTGCAGCGCACGATGGCGTGATCCACAACGGTGTGCACGCGGCCTACCTGCACACTCACCCGGCTGCGACACCGGAAGCGGTCGCTCGGTTCGTAGCCCACGCCACTACTAGGCTTGGCCGGTGA
- the cobA gene encoding uroporphyrinogen-III C-methyltransferase yields MTENPYLAGLRLAGKKVVVVGGGSVAQRRLPLLIASGADVHVISRSATRAVEAMEGITLQVREYRDGDLDGAWYALAATNDAQVNAAVVAEADRRRIFCVRADVAVEGSAVTPATFGYAGLSVGVLAGGEHRRSAAIRSAIREALQQGLISADSEDVGRGGVALVGGGPGDPELITVRGRRLLAQADVVVADRLAPPELLAELAPHVEVIDAAKIPYGRAMAQEAINEVMIDRARSGKFVVRLKGGDPFVFARGYEEVLACAEAGIPVTVVPGVTSAIAVPALAGVPVTHRATNHEFVVVSGHLAPDHPESLVNWDALAAMRGTIVLLMAVERIELFVAALLKGGRPAETPVLVVQHGTTPAQQTLRATLADTPEKVRAEGIRPPAIIVIGAVAAFGALNNS; encoded by the coding sequence GTGACCGAGAACCCCTATCTGGCCGGATTGCGGCTGGCTGGCAAGAAGGTCGTCGTCGTCGGCGGTGGCTCGGTCGCCCAGCGCCGCCTGCCACTGCTCATCGCCAGCGGCGCGGACGTGCACGTCATCTCCCGCAGCGCCACGCGAGCGGTCGAGGCGATGGAGGGGATCACCCTGCAGGTGCGCGAGTACCGCGACGGCGATCTCGACGGGGCCTGGTACGCGCTCGCGGCCACCAACGACGCGCAGGTGAACGCCGCCGTCGTGGCCGAAGCAGACCGCCGCCGGATTTTCTGCGTGCGCGCCGACGTCGCGGTGGAGGGCAGTGCGGTCACTCCGGCGACGTTCGGGTACGCCGGGTTGTCGGTGGGAGTGCTCGCCGGCGGGGAGCACCGGCGCTCGGCGGCGATTCGATCGGCCATCCGCGAGGCCCTGCAACAGGGCCTGATCAGCGCAGATAGCGAGGACGTCGGGCGCGGCGGGGTGGCGCTGGTCGGTGGGGGACCGGGCGATCCCGAGTTGATCACCGTTCGCGGCCGTCGCCTTCTCGCGCAGGCCGACGTCGTGGTCGCCGACCGCCTTGCACCGCCGGAACTGCTCGCCGAACTGGCGCCGCATGTAGAGGTCATCGACGCCGCCAAGATCCCCTATGGCAGGGCGATGGCCCAGGAGGCGATCAACGAGGTAATGATCGACCGGGCGCGCTCTGGCAAATTCGTCGTCCGCCTTAAAGGGGGCGATCCGTTCGTATTTGCGCGCGGTTATGAAGAAGTATTGGCGTGCGCCGAAGCCGGAATTCCGGTGACCGTAGTGCCGGGTGTGACAAGTGCCATAGCTGTGCCCGCTTTGGCCGGTGTTCCGGTCACTCATCGGGCCACAAATCACGAATTTGTCGTGGTCAGCGGCCATCTGGCGCCCGATCATCCCGAATCGTTAGTGAATTGGGACGCTTTAGCAGCAATGCGGGGCACCATTGTTTTGCTGATGGCGGTCGAAAGAATCGAACTTTTCGTCGCCGCATTGCTGAAAGGCGGTCGACCTGCGGAAACGCCGGTACTTGTGGTTCAGCACGGAACAACACCGGCTCAGCAGACGTTGCGGGCGACCCTCGCAGACACGCCGGAAAAGGTCCGCGCAGAGGGTATTCGACCTCCCGCGATCATCGTCATAGGGGCTGTCGCAGCGTTCGGGGCTTTAAACAATTCTTAA